A portion of the Pan troglodytes isolate AG18354 chromosome 10, NHGRI_mPanTro3-v2.0_pri, whole genome shotgun sequence genome contains these proteins:
- the TMEM119 gene encoding transmembrane protein 119, giving the protein MVSAAAPRLLILLLLLLGSVPATDARSVPMKATFLEDVAGSGEAEGSSASSPSLPPPWTPALSPTSMGPQPTTLGGPSPPTNFLDGIVDFFRQYVMLIAVVGSLAFLLMFIVCAAVITRQKHKASAYYPSSFPKKKYVDQSDRAGGPRAFSEVPDRAPDSRPEEALDSSRQLQADILAATQNLKSPTRAALGGGDGARMVEGRGAEEEEKGSQEGDQEVQGHGVPVETPEAQEEPCSGVLEGAVVAGEGQGELEGSLLLAQEAQGPVGPPESPCACSSVHPSV; this is encoded by the coding sequence ATGGTTTCGGCGGCAGCCCCCAGACTCCTCATCCTTCTGTTGCTGCTCCTGGGGTCTGTGCCTGCTACCGACGCCCGCTCTGTGCCCATGAAGGCCACGTTCCTGGAGGATGTGGCGGGTAGTGGGGAGGCCGAGGGCTCGTCGGCCTCCTCCCCGAGCCTCCCGCCACCCTGGACCCCGGCCCTCAGCCCCACATCGATGGGGCCCCAGCCCACAACCCTGGGGGGCCCATCACCCCCCACCAACTTCCTGGATGGGATCGTGGACTTCTTCCGCCAGTACGTGATGCTGATTGCTGTGGTGGGCTCCCTGGCCTTTCTGCTGATGTTCATCGTCTGTGCCGCGGTCATCACCCGGCAGAAGCACAAGGCCTCGGCCTATTACCCATCGTCCTTCCCCAAGAAGAAGTACGTGGACCAGAGTGACCGGGCCGGGGGCCCCCGGGCCTTCAGTGAGGTCCCCGACAGAGCCCCCGACAGCAGGCCCGAGGAAGCCCTGGATTCCTCCCGGCAGCTCCAGGCCGACATCTTGGCCGCCACCCAGAACCTCAAGTCCCCCACCAGGGCTGCACTGGGCGGTGGGGACGGAGCCAGGATGGTGGAGGGCAGgggggcagaggaagaggagaagggcagCCAGGAGGGGGACCAGGAAGTCCAGGGACATGGGGTCCCAGTGGAGACACCAGAGGCGCAGGAGGAGCCGTGCTCAGGGGTCCTTGAGGGGGCTGTGGTGGCCGGTGAGGGCCAAGGGGAGCTGGAAGGGTCTCTCTTGTTAGCCCAGGAAGCCCAGGGACCAGTGGGTCCCCCCGAAAGCCCCTGTGCTTGCAGCAGCGTCCACCCCAGTGTCTAA
- the SELPLG gene encoding P-selectin glycoprotein ligand 1, with product MPLQLLLLLILLGPGNSLQLWDTWADEAEKALGPLLARDRRQATEYEYLDYDSLPETEPPEILRNSTDTTPLTGPGTPESTTVVPAARRSTGLDAGGAVTELTTELANMGNLSTDSAAMEIQTTQPAATEAQTTQPVPTEAQTIPLAATEAQTTRLTATEAQTTPLAATEAQTTPPAATEAQTTQPTGMEAQTTAPAAMEAQTTAPAAMEAQTTAPAAMEAQTTPPAAVEAQTTQTTAMEAQTTAPEATEAQTTPLANTEAQTTQPTATEAQTTPLAAMEALSTEPSATEALSMEPTTKRGLFIPFSVSSVTHKGIPMAASNLSVNYPVGAPDHISVKQCLLAILILALVATIFFVCTVVLAVRLSRKGHMYPVRNYSPTEMVCISSLLPDGGEGPSATANGGLSKAKSQGLTPEPREDREGDDLTLHSFLP from the coding sequence ATGCCTCTGCAACTCCTCCTGCTGCTGATCCTACTGGGCCCTGGCAACAGCTTGCAGCTGTGGGACACCTGGGCAGATGAAGCCGAGAAAGCCTTGGGTCCCCTGCTTGCCCGGGACCGGAGACAGGCCACCGAATATGAGTACCTAGATTATGATTCCCTGCCAGAAACGGAGCCTCCAGAAATACTGAGGAACAGCACTGACACCACTCCTCTGACTGGGCCTGGAACCCCTGAGTCTACCACTGTGGTGCCTGCTGCAAGGCGTTCTACTGGCCTGGATGCAGGAGGGGCAGTCACAGAGCTGACCACGgagctggccaacatggggaaccTGTCCACGGATTCAGCAGCTATGGAGATACAGACCACTCAACCAGCAGCCACGGAGGCACAGACCACTCAACCAGTGCCCACGGAGGCACAGACCATTCCACTGGCAGCCACAGAGGCACAGACAACTCGACTGACGGCCACGGAGGCACAGACCACTCCACTGGCAGCCACAGAGGCACAGACCACTCCACCAGCAGCCACGGAAGCACAGACCACTCAACCCACAGGCATGGAGGCACAGACCACTGCACCAGCAGCCATGGAGGCACAGACCACTGCACCAGCAGCCATGGAGGCACAGACCACTGCACCAGCAGCCATGGAAGCACAGACCACTCCACCAGCAGCCGTGGAGGCACAGACCACTCAAACCACAGCCATGGAGGCACAGACCACTGCACCAGAAGCCACTGAGGCACAGACCACTCCTCTGGCAAACACAGAGGCACAGACCACTCAACCCACAGCCACGGAGGCACAGACCACTCCACTGGCAGCCATGGAGGCCCTGTCCACAGAACCCAGTGCCACAGAGGCCCTTTCCATGGAACCTACTACCAAAAGaggtctgttcatacccttttcTGTGTCCTCTGTTACTCACAAGGGCATTCCCATGGCAGCCAGCAATTTGTCCGTCAACTACCCAGTGGGGGCCCCAGACCACATCTCTGTGAAGCAGTGCTTGCTGGCCATCCTAATCTTGGCGCTGGTGGCCACTATCTTCTTCGTGTGCACTGTGGTGCTggcggtccgcctctcccgcaaGGGCCACATGTACCCCGTGCGTAATTACTCCCCCACCGAGATGGTCTGCATCTCATCCCTGTTGCCTGATGGGGGTGAGGGGCCCTCTGCCACAGCCAATGGGGGCCTGTCCAAGGCCAAGAGCCAGGGCCTGACGCCAGAGCCCAGGGAGGACCGTGAGGGGGATGACCTCACCCTGCACAGCTTCCTCCCTTAG